The following proteins are co-located in the Xiphophorus hellerii strain 12219 chromosome 2, Xiphophorus_hellerii-4.1, whole genome shotgun sequence genome:
- the LOC116729954 gene encoding monocyte chemotactic protein 1B-like: MARLALSAIVMMMAFIALTEGLRGVGPKKCCFKFNDKPVSKDKVVSYIRTSQRCSNPAILLNTVAGRQMCVRPSASWVKDLISYLETKDVSGANTNL, encoded by the exons ATGGCTCGTCTTGCTCTGTCTGCGATTGTGATGATGATGGCCTTCATCGCTCTCACTGAAG gcCTGCGTGGAGTTGGCCCAAAGAAGTGCTGCTTCAAGTTCAATGACAAGCCGGTGTCAAAAGATAAAGTTGTGAGCTACATCAGAACCAGTCAGCGCTGCTCCAACCCTGCCATCTT GCTGAATACAGTGGCCGGCCGTCAGATGTGTGTCAGACCTTCAGCCTCCTGGGTGAAGGACCTCATCAGCTACCTGGAGACCAAAGATGTTTCTGGTGCAAACACCAACCTGTAA